Below is a window of bacterium DNA.
TCGCCAAAGTACTTAAAACCATTGGTTTTGATAAATCCTACACCAAAGCCCATGGCCCTTATTTGTACGATAAAGACGGCAAAGAATATCTCGATTTTCTCTCCGGCTACGGGGTGTATGCCATGGGACGCAATCATCCGCGGATGAAAGAGGTGTTAAAAGAGTATCTCGATTTAGATGAAGCGAATTTGATTCAGATGGAAGCCCCCCTCATGTCCGGGTTACTCGCTGAAAAATTAGTAAAAATGATGCCCGACCCTGAACTGAATACCATCTTTTTTACTAATTCGGGAACAGAGGCCAACGAAGCCGCCATTAAATACGCCCGTGCCGCAACAGGACGCGAACGGATTATTTACATGGACCATGCCTTTCACGGTCTTTCTACTGGAAGTCTGTCTCTTAATGGCGGTACCGAATTTCAAAAAGGTTTTGGGCAATTATTGCCCTCTGTTAAAATTCCCTTTAACGATCTGGCCGCTCTTGAAAAAGAACTAAAACAAAAGGATTGTGCTGCTTTCTTTTTTGAACCTATCCAAGGCAAGGGTGTTTATGTACCCACAGAT
It encodes the following:
- a CDS encoding aspartate aminotransferase family protein — protein: MSFDVKKVIQDNLGKNNQLHSDYINPQFAKVLKTIGFDKSYTKAHGPYLYDKDGKEYLDFLSGYGVYAMGRNHPRMKEVLKEYLDLDEANLIQMEAPLMSGLLAEKLVKMMPDPELNTIFFTNSGTEANEAAIKYARAATGRERIIYMDHAFHGLSTGSLSLNGGTEFQKGFGQLLPSVKIPFNDLAALEKELKQKDCAAFFFEPIQGKGVYVPTDDFLPEAEKLCRKYGTLLVADEVQTGLGRTGKWLAHTHWNVKPDIITIAKALSGGMVPVGATICKRWIYDKVFSKMERCVVHSSTFGQ